The DNA sequence TATATTAGCGGAGTGGGGAAGCTGGAAAGCAGGCTGCTGATCATGCTTGATCTGGACAAGCTTCTGGCTGCAGATGAAAAGAGTGTTTTAAAGCAGGTCTAGCAGGCTGCGGTTTATTCATAAATATATTAACAAGACTACCCCCGGGGGGGGCAAATATGAGACTTTCAATATTCTGGAAAATCCTGACCATGGTAGGCGGGACAGTTTTACTGGTAAGTGCGGCAATATTTCTAACCACCAACTATTTTGTCACCCGGAACCTGGATCAGGATTCTCTGGACAGACTGGAAAACTACAGGGTGGCTTTTGACCTGGAGCTGGAGGAAGTGGAGAGTTTTATGAATTCCATCGGCAGCCTGGTTTCGGCTAATCCGGATGTGAAAACCGCCCTGGAACAGGGTGACCGGGATTTCCTGGGCAGTATCGGACAGGAGATCATCAATTCAACTGACGTGGAGTTCATATCCTTTACTGATGCTCAGGGAAATGTCCTGGCCAGGGGGCATATAGACCGGGCAGGTGATAATATCAGGAACCAGTACGTTGTCCAGCAGGCTTTGCAGGGCAGGTCAGTGTCTGGAGTTGAATCAGGGGAGCACCTGTCCCTGTCCATCCGCTCCGGACACCCTGTAGGGGATAGGGATAACATCGCTGGCAGCCTTGTTTTGGGGGCAAATTTCAGCAGTCACGCCTTTGTTGATCAGATCAGGGACAAACTGGGAGTGGAGGCCACTATTTTTGAAGGTGACACCAGGCTTTCCACCACCATCCGCAGGGATGGACAGCGGGTTGTGGGAACCAGTATGGAGAACCAGCAGGTGATTCAGACCGTACTTGAGCAAGGAGGGGTGTTTGTGGACAGAAGCCCCATCCTGGGCGATATGTATGATACGATTTACTGGCCAATAATTGATGCTCAGGGTGATCAGGCCGGTATGTTCTTTCTGGGACAGCCAAGGACAGTTATCGAGGGCACTCAATCCGAAGTGCTTAGTTCCATCCTGGTGGTATCAGTTCTGATAGGCGGATTGATGATCCTGGCCGGATACTTCTTTTCCAGGGCCCTGAGTCGACCCATCACCAAGGCCACTGTCTTTGCCACCAGCGTGGCCAGGGGAGACTTTGACCAGGAACTGAGCCTGAAAAACAAAGATGAACTGGGGGTGCTGTCTGAGGCATTGAATACCCTGGTGGGCAATCTGAAGGCCAAAATAGAGGAGGCTGAATCCGAGTCCAGCCAGGCTCAGCAGGAGTCGGAAAGGGCCAGGGTG is a window from the Desulfonatronovibrio hydrogenovorans DSM 9292 genome containing:
- a CDS encoding methyl-accepting chemotaxis protein; this encodes MRLSIFWKILTMVGGTVLLVSAAIFLTTNYFVTRNLDQDSLDRLENYRVAFDLELEEVESFMNSIGSLVSANPDVKTALEQGDRDFLGSIGQEIINSTDVEFISFTDAQGNVLARGHIDRAGDNIRNQYVVQQALQGRSVSGVESGEHLSLSIRSGHPVGDRDNIAGSLVLGANFSSHAFVDQIRDKLGVEATIFEGDTRLSTTIRRDGQRVVGTSMENQQVIQTVLEQGGVFVDRSPILGDMYDTIYWPIIDAQGDQAGMFFLGQPRTVIEGTQSEVLSSILVVSVLIGGLMILAGYFFSRALSRPITKATVFATSVARGDFDQELSLKNKDELGVLSEALNTLVGNLKAKIEEAESESSQAQQESERARVATDQARQAKDQAEKAKREGMLDAASQLEEIVSRVSSASEELSAQVEQSSRGAEEQKSRTTETATAMEQMNATILEVAQNSSSAASGADKARDEAKEGARIVDDSIKSIARVQEMSRSVKNSLDELGSQATQIDRIMDVIEDIADQTNLLALNAAIEAARAGDAGRGFAVVADEVRKLAEKTMNATQEVDQVIASIQNGAKANIDGMDRAVAAVDEAISLADNSGDALKKIVELVEDVADQVRNIATGTEEQSSASEQVN